In Spirosoma agri, one DNA window encodes the following:
- a CDS encoding FAD-dependent oxidoreductase — translation MILNHKRVAIIGAGPVGLTLARLLQQEGIHVTVYERDQNAQARIWGGTLDLHKESGQVALKKAGLLANYFARAKPMGRTVADQHGTVLLTNRPTLENQYDNPEISRNDLRTLLVDSLASDTVVWDRKLTGLDQQSGLWRLHFDGKPDATADVVIGANGGMSKVRSYVTDTPVEDTGTFIIQGEVRQPELKCPAFYHLCQDTILMSSYNGNLLVANPNNHGALAYGVTFRRPDEWADGPGLDFQNPERIRLFLSERFVDWDERYHQLFDATSGFIGLPTRKLPLNKPWKADRPLPITLIGDAAHLMPPFAGQGVNTGLMDAFVLAGNLTVGNYETIEAAIQAYEQTMFSYAREAQRASSDNELAMRHPDFTFQRFIH, via the coding sequence ATGATACTTAACCACAAACGAGTTGCCATCATCGGGGCAGGACCCGTTGGCCTGACGCTGGCCCGCTTACTACAACAAGAAGGCATTCACGTAACGGTCTACGAGCGGGACCAAAACGCCCAGGCCAGAATTTGGGGCGGTACGCTTGACCTGCACAAGGAGTCGGGGCAGGTCGCCCTGAAAAAGGCGGGCCTGTTGGCGAATTATTTTGCCCGGGCAAAACCGATGGGAAGAACGGTAGCGGACCAGCACGGTACTGTGTTATTGACCAACAGACCGACCCTTGAGAACCAGTACGATAATCCTGAAATCAGCCGAAACGATTTACGAACACTGCTCGTGGATAGTTTAGCCAGCGATACCGTTGTCTGGGATCGAAAACTGACAGGACTTGACCAACAGAGCGGGTTGTGGCGGCTGCACTTCGATGGCAAGCCGGATGCGACAGCGGACGTAGTGATTGGGGCCAATGGCGGAATGTCCAAGGTAAGATCCTACGTAACGGATACACCGGTCGAAGATACGGGCACCTTTATTATCCAGGGCGAAGTACGCCAGCCCGAACTGAAATGCCCCGCCTTTTACCACTTGTGCCAGGACACTATTTTGATGAGTTCGTACAACGGCAACTTACTCGTGGCAAACCCCAATAATCACGGGGCATTGGCGTATGGCGTAACGTTTCGAAGGCCCGACGAATGGGCCGATGGTCCTGGACTGGATTTTCAGAATCCGGAACGCATCCGCCTATTTCTTTCCGAGCGATTCGTGGATTGGGATGAGCGTTACCATCAACTATTCGACGCTACTTCAGGCTTTATAGGTTTGCCCACCCGAAAGCTACCGTTGAATAAGCCCTGGAAAGCGGATCGACCGTTGCCTATTACCCTGATTGGTGATGCCGCTCACTTGATGCCGCCCTTTGCTGGTCAGGGCGTAAATACCGGCCTGATGGATGCCTTTGTTCTGGCGGGCAACCTGACGGTAGGGAACTATGAAACGATAGAGGCCGCTATTCAGGCTTACGAGCAGACCATGTTTTCCTACGCGCGGGAAGCACAACGGGCATCCAGTGACAACGAGCTGGCGATGCGTCATCCCGACTTTACATTCCAACGATTCATTCACTAA
- a CDS encoding transposase — protein MAVAQLRLCTKSLNGLSFISSSLQGRKRDPQKLLTHFQLSSRIPKDNFYHRLKDTLHLAFLYEHTKVCYRSTGNPSIDSVVFFKFMLISYLQNITSDRKLVEHCATQSWFLTSPQT, from the coding sequence GTGGCTGTTGCACAACTCCGCTTGTGCACAAAGTCGTTAAATGGGTTGAGTTTTATATCTTCATCCCTGCAAGGCAGAAAACGAGACCCCCAAAAACTCCTCACTCATTTCCAACTTTCCAGCCGCATTCCGAAGGATAATTTCTACCATCGGCTGAAGGATACGCTCCATTTGGCTTTCCTTTATGAACATACCAAAGTCTGTTATCGCTCAACAGGCAATCCCTCGATTGACTCGGTGGTCTTCTTCAAATTCATGCTCATCAGCTACCTTCAGAACATTACCTCTGACCGAAAGTTAGTGGAGCACTGCGCTACCCAATCTTGGTTTCTTACCAGCCCTCAAACCTAA
- a CDS encoding helix-turn-helix transcriptional regulator: MSEDNRSTVPSVLIKLAHRLGTDVKNWRLDIPEQFGTGYCTGFVFNESIRLMIFNYELKHDLVIDNPDVDTWGGRVLFKFQNVIATPNTLSEGRESPSVLIVTSRINPNLLIPIQRRRAMINIEVEATYLKGLFSSTRKSPVLQSLLDNTQPLFFEEMIFPSLQILVDDLVNEAVDETFALFFRRVKAEELICRLLMALERRDKQQLYALNGQDIQTIYQLKERMLERLDTPPVISELAQSAHMSPTKLKRLFRQIFGNSIFSYYQALRINEAARLLTAEKRSVSEVGHQLGFTNLSHFSRVFTEHMGIKPKKFSAL; encoded by the coding sequence ATGAGCGAAGACAACCGATCAACCGTACCGAGTGTACTGATTAAGCTGGCTCACCGATTAGGGACAGACGTAAAAAACTGGCGGTTGGACATCCCCGAACAATTCGGGACCGGTTACTGCACCGGCTTTGTGTTCAATGAGTCGATCCGGTTGATGATCTTCAATTATGAACTCAAGCACGATCTGGTCATCGACAATCCAGATGTTGATACCTGGGGGGGAAGGGTCCTGTTTAAGTTTCAGAACGTGATCGCTACACCAAACACCCTCTCTGAAGGCCGGGAAAGCCCATCTGTTTTGATTGTAACCAGTCGGATAAATCCTAATCTGCTTATTCCGATCCAACGCCGTAGGGCCATGATCAATATTGAGGTAGAGGCTACGTACCTAAAAGGGCTCTTTAGCTCAACCAGGAAATCGCCCGTCTTACAGAGCCTGTTAGACAATACGCAGCCTTTGTTTTTCGAAGAAATGATCTTTCCCTCGTTGCAGATCCTGGTCGATGATTTGGTGAACGAAGCGGTTGATGAAACGTTTGCCCTGTTCTTTCGACGAGTAAAGGCCGAGGAACTGATTTGCCGGTTGTTAATGGCTTTGGAAAGGCGGGATAAGCAGCAGCTCTATGCGTTAAACGGTCAGGACATTCAGACAATTTACCAGCTAAAGGAACGGATGCTTGAACGGCTGGACACTCCGCCGGTGATCAGCGAATTAGCCCAAAGCGCTCACATGAGCCCCACGAAACTGAAACGGTTATTCAGGCAAATATTCGGCAACAGTATCTTTAGCTACTATCAGGCGTTGCGGATCAATGAGGCCGCTCGTTTGTTAACAGCGGAAAAGCGGTCCGTGTCCGAAGTAGGTCATCAATTGGGGTTTACCAACCTGAGTCATTTTTCGAGAGTGTTTACCGAGCACATGGGAATTAAGCCCAAGAAATTTTCAGCCCTGTAA
- a CDS encoding ABC transporter permease: MISNYIKIAWRNLIRQKTYSLLTLLGLASGMTCSLLLGLYVYDELTFDQYHTNAANIYRLNVQVKWDDNDMNMAIGSAPMGPALRQEYPEIRNVLRIKTDNGLLVRVGTKALYANNVIYADSSLFSFFDYAFIEGNPRTSTLTPNSIVLTRKLAMALFGRTTELLGKPVRVKDEQVLTVAGVIGDVPANHHLNFEAIIPYSNTQLNAIKLDKWDNFGSATYVLLHPNSDARQLESKMPAFYRKYIARAIGDDTGKGVTFLMSFQPLASMHLHSSHLLGVGAGNGGNIAYVYTFSIIGLFILLIAIVNYVNLATARSAGRAREIGVRKAVGSLRRQLVGQFLAESTLLTMLALLLSLLLLQLILPFFNAAAAKSLSLNLWNPQLSGLLAGFGLLIGLVSGLYPAFVLARFNPVLVLKGTFSTGSSGLFLRKSLVVLQFTVSIIMIVGTLVVYRQLQYMQHTQLGFNQEQVIALPLKSPAVQRSVGVLKATLSQNSAIERVSLTSGSVGGDMNNKTTFSFYSARGKEQPINTEYFSVDHSFLDVLQIGLREGRNFSPKLGSDSTGAVLVNEAMLKRLGWKDRTAGLVEFNDKRIPVAGVIRDFHLRSLRSQIEPLVLVLHEDQGDKLLIRIKPQNVATALAYIEKTYKTINPDQPFEYTFLDQTFADQYRADERKGNLFLAFSGMAIFIACLGLFGLVTFTAEQRTKEIGVRKVLGASVPSIVALLAQDFLKLVVVAILIASPIAWWAMSRWLQDFAYRVTLSWWLFGLAGLLAVGIALLTVSFQSIRAALVNPVKSLRSE; encoded by the coding sequence ATGATCAGTAACTACATCAAGATCGCCTGGCGGAATCTGATTCGCCAGAAGACCTACAGCCTCCTGACGCTGTTAGGGCTGGCTAGTGGCATGACCTGTTCTCTTCTGCTGGGGCTTTATGTTTATGATGAGCTAACTTTCGACCAGTACCATACCAATGCGGCCAACATCTACCGGCTGAACGTACAGGTCAAGTGGGATGATAATGACATGAATATGGCCATCGGTTCAGCCCCGATGGGACCTGCCCTTCGCCAGGAATACCCCGAGATCAGGAACGTCCTGCGGATCAAAACCGACAACGGATTACTGGTTCGGGTCGGCACGAAAGCTTTGTATGCCAATAATGTCATTTACGCCGATTCGAGCCTGTTCTCCTTTTTTGACTATGCCTTCATCGAGGGAAATCCACGGACCTCCACATTGACGCCCAATAGCATCGTGCTGACCCGTAAATTGGCGATGGCCCTGTTTGGGCGAACCACAGAGCTACTGGGGAAACCCGTTCGCGTAAAAGACGAGCAAGTACTAACAGTGGCTGGTGTGATCGGCGACGTGCCGGCCAACCATCATCTGAATTTCGAGGCTATTATTCCCTACAGCAATACGCAGCTCAACGCCATCAAGCTGGACAAGTGGGATAATTTTGGTTCAGCTACCTACGTCCTGCTCCATCCTAACAGCGATGCGCGGCAGCTGGAAAGCAAGATGCCGGCTTTCTACCGGAAGTACATTGCCCGGGCCATTGGGGATGATACGGGGAAAGGGGTTACATTCCTGATGAGCTTTCAACCACTGGCCAGTATGCACCTGCACTCGTCTCACTTGCTGGGCGTTGGTGCCGGAAACGGGGGAAACATTGCGTACGTGTATACGTTCTCGATCATTGGTCTGTTTATTCTGCTGATCGCTATTGTCAATTACGTCAATCTGGCCACGGCCCGGTCGGCGGGTCGCGCCCGGGAAATTGGCGTCCGAAAGGCAGTGGGGTCCTTACGTCGCCAGTTGGTTGGGCAGTTTCTGGCCGAATCGACCCTGTTGACGATGCTGGCTCTTCTCCTTAGTCTGCTTCTACTGCAACTCATTTTGCCGTTCTTCAATGCCGCAGCCGCCAAGTCGTTATCCCTCAATCTTTGGAATCCCCAACTTAGTGGCCTGCTTGCTGGGTTCGGCTTACTGATTGGCTTGGTTAGCGGTCTTTACCCCGCTTTCGTACTGGCTCGATTCAATCCGGTACTGGTGCTAAAGGGCACATTCTCAACGGGCAGCAGCGGACTTTTCTTACGAAAGTCGCTGGTCGTTTTGCAGTTCACGGTGTCGATCATCATGATTGTAGGGACACTGGTTGTTTATCGCCAGTTGCAGTACATGCAGCATACGCAGTTGGGTTTTAATCAGGAACAGGTCATTGCGCTACCGCTTAAATCCCCCGCTGTTCAACGGTCAGTGGGTGTGCTGAAAGCGACATTAAGCCAGAACTCTGCCATCGAACGGGTCAGCTTAACGAGCGGATCGGTTGGTGGCGACATGAATAATAAAACCACGTTTAGTTTTTACTCGGCCCGTGGTAAAGAACAGCCCATTAACACCGAATATTTTTCGGTAGATCATAGTTTTCTCGACGTCTTACAGATCGGCCTGAGAGAGGGGCGCAACTTCTCTCCCAAATTAGGTAGTGATTCGACGGGAGCGGTGCTGGTCAATGAAGCGATGCTCAAGCGGCTGGGCTGGAAAGACCGAACCGCCGGTTTAGTGGAGTTCAACGACAAACGCATACCCGTTGCAGGTGTCATTCGTGATTTTCATTTGCGCTCGCTACGGAGTCAGATTGAGCCGTTAGTCCTGGTGCTACACGAAGACCAGGGTGATAAGCTGCTGATTCGGATAAAGCCGCAGAACGTCGCAACCGCCTTAGCGTACATTGAGAAAACGTACAAAACAATCAACCCAGATCAACCCTTCGAGTACACGTTCTTAGACCAGACGTTCGCCGATCAGTATCGCGCCGACGAGCGGAAAGGCAACCTGTTTCTGGCTTTCTCCGGCATGGCCATCTTTATCGCCTGTCTGGGTCTGTTTGGGCTGGTCACCTTCACGGCTGAGCAGCGTACCAAAGAAATTGGTGTCCGAAAAGTGCTTGGCGCATCCGTCCCCAGTATTGTCGCTCTGCTTGCCCAGGACTTTTTGAAACTGGTAGTCGTTGCCATTCTCATAGCCTCCCCTATTGCCTGGTGGGCCATGAGTCGCTGGCTCCAGGACTTCGCCTATCGGGTAACTCTATCGTGGTGGCTATTCGGGCTGGCCGGTCTACTAGCGGTTGGTATTGCCCTGCTAACGGTGAGTTTTCAAAGTATCCGGGCTGCCCTGGTCAACCCCGTCAAATCACTGCGATCCGAGTAA